A genomic stretch from Cloacibacterium caeni includes:
- the purH gene encoding bifunctional phosphoribosylaminoimidazolecarboxamide formyltransferase/IMP cyclohydrolase, protein MEKRALISVSNKNNLIDFAKFLESKNYELISTGGTFKHLKEAGLNPIQIDEVTNFPEMLDGRVKTLHPKVHGGLLAVRDNEEHMKTVQEHGIELIDMVIVNLYPFFENVNKEISLEEKVEFIDIGGPSMLRSAAKNFASVIVVTDVEDYAKVQQEISENGDTTIETRKKLAGKVFNLTSAYDAAISQMLLNEEYPEYLQASYQKVSDLRYGENPHQSAAYYVSTTENGAMKDFEILGGKELSFNNLRDMDLCWKVVNEFKDEMACCAVKHSTPCGVAIGTTALETYTKTFECDPISIFGGIIGMNYKVDAATAEELNKTFLEIVMATDFDEDALEILRKKKNLRIIKIKNPVSDKKTWVKIDGGILVQDVDDQFSTDFKVVTEIQPTEQQEKALLFAQRVVKYVKSNAIVVSNGIQAFGIGGGQVNRIWATEQAISRAKEKFSGDLVLASDAFFPFRDVVDFCAKEGITAIVQPGGSVKDEDSIAAANEHKIPMMFTGMRHFLH, encoded by the coding sequence ATGGAAAAACGAGCATTAATCAGTGTCTCCAACAAAAACAATCTTATTGATTTTGCCAAATTTTTAGAATCTAAAAATTACGAACTCATTTCTACAGGCGGAACATTTAAACATCTTAAAGAAGCGGGACTTAACCCAATTCAGATTGATGAAGTGACCAATTTCCCTGAAATGTTAGACGGAAGAGTAAAAACCCTTCATCCAAAAGTTCATGGTGGACTTCTTGCGGTTCGTGATAACGAAGAACACATGAAAACCGTTCAGGAACACGGAATAGAGCTGATTGATATGGTAATTGTAAACCTTTATCCGTTTTTCGAAAATGTAAATAAAGAAATTTCTTTGGAAGAAAAAGTAGAATTCATCGATATTGGTGGGCCATCAATGCTTCGTTCTGCGGCTAAAAATTTCGCTTCTGTGATTGTAGTTACCGATGTGGAAGATTATGCTAAAGTTCAACAAGAAATCTCTGAAAACGGTGATACTACAATAGAAACTCGTAAAAAATTGGCAGGAAAAGTTTTCAACTTAACTTCTGCTTATGATGCTGCAATTTCTCAAATGTTGTTGAATGAAGAATATCCTGAATATCTACAGGCTTCTTACCAAAAAGTTTCTGATTTAAGATACGGCGAAAACCCTCATCAATCGGCAGCGTATTACGTTTCTACTACTGAAAACGGTGCGATGAAAGATTTCGAAATTTTAGGAGGTAAAGAATTGTCTTTCAATAATTTGAGAGATATGGATTTATGCTGGAAAGTGGTGAATGAATTTAAAGATGAAATGGCTTGTTGTGCCGTAAAACATTCTACACCTTGTGGAGTTGCCATCGGAACTACTGCTTTAGAAACTTATACCAAAACTTTTGAATGTGACCCGATTTCTATTTTCGGGGGAATCATCGGAATGAATTATAAAGTAGATGCTGCAACCGCGGAAGAACTCAACAAAACTTTCCTTGAAATTGTAATGGCGACTGATTTTGATGAAGATGCATTAGAAATTTTGAGAAAGAAGAAAAATCTTAGAATTATAAAAATCAAAAATCCAGTTTCAGACAAAAAAACTTGGGTGAAAATAGATGGTGGAATTTTGGTTCAAGATGTAGATGACCAATTTTCTACAGATTTTAAAGTAGTTACAGAAATCCAACCAACAGAACAGCAAGAAAAAGCACTTTTATTCGCTCAAAGAGTGGTTAAATATGTAAAATCTAATGCTATCGTAGTTTCAAACGGAATTCAAGCTTTCGGAATTGGAGGCGGACAAGTCAATAGAATTTGGGCTACAGAACAAGCGATTTCTAGAGCTAAGGAAAAATTCAGCGGCGATTTAGTTTTGGCTTCAGATGCATTTTTCCCTTTCAGAGATGTAGTAGATTTCTGCGCTAAAGAAGGAATTACAGCGATTGTACAACCTGGCGGTTCTGTAAAAGATGAAGATTCTATTGCAGCTGCTAACGAACATAAAATCCCAATGATGTTCACAGGAATGAGACATTTCCTACATTAA
- a CDS encoding porin: MKKILLFSFVLFSLAIFAQNDSKKDTISNYSKILRNTSFSGLLQTRYLVSLTENVDVNGVNIADQQKLVTNSFNVRRARFLLKSKINDRFDLGMMLNFAEFNNSNLTGKVLEQAFVRYSHNKHLKIQLGQFRPYFGIEDEIPSEFIKSVDFSNGYYLLGKNGWQSFQTGIAVYGDINNAKNPLKYYIGATNGNSRGSEIDNDQSKHVYARLEKDFKDDLKIGVNGGIGSYINQSGNVIGADVEKTFTINPKWNLEIISEYKEGNNFSEFGVSKLSPKPELKDFRFRSFYINPIIRYNLNSPRLRSIEFSNRYEYLNPNYQLEGNVRTTFTPMLTLEFADQYFACLQIGAMIDDYKKNVPLTSEYDHTTMFVQVQARF, translated from the coding sequence ATGAAGAAAATTCTTTTATTCAGTTTTGTATTGTTCAGTTTGGCGATTTTTGCGCAAAATGATTCTAAAAAAGACACCATTTCGAACTATTCTAAAATCTTAAGAAACACCAGTTTTAGCGGTTTGTTGCAGACCAGATATTTGGTTTCTCTCACCGAAAATGTAGATGTAAACGGTGTAAATATAGCAGACCAACAAAAATTAGTAACCAATAGTTTTAACGTAAGAAGAGCAAGATTTTTATTAAAATCTAAGATTAATGACCGTTTTGACTTGGGAATGATGCTTAATTTTGCTGAGTTTAACAACAGTAATCTTACCGGAAAAGTATTAGAACAAGCTTTTGTAAGATATTCCCATAATAAGCATCTTAAAATTCAATTAGGGCAGTTCCGTCCGTATTTTGGTATAGAAGACGAAATTCCGAGTGAGTTTATTAAGTCTGTAGATTTCTCAAATGGTTATTATTTATTGGGAAAAAACGGTTGGCAAAGTTTCCAAACCGGAATTGCTGTTTATGGTGATATCAATAATGCTAAAAATCCATTGAAATACTACATAGGAGCTACCAATGGAAATTCTCGTGGTTCTGAAATTGATAATGACCAAAGCAAACACGTTTACGCCAGATTAGAAAAGGATTTTAAAGATGATTTAAAAATTGGAGTGAATGGAGGAATTGGCAGTTACATCAATCAATCAGGAAATGTAATCGGGGCCGATGTAGAAAAAACCTTTACTATCAATCCAAAATGGAATCTTGAAATCATCTCAGAATACAAAGAAGGAAACAATTTTTCAGAATTTGGAGTTTCTAAGCTTTCACCAAAGCCAGAGCTGAAAGACTTTAGATTCAGAAGTTTTTATATCAATCCTATTATTCGATATAATCTGAATTCACCAAGACTAAGAAGCATAGAATTCTCTAACCGATATGAATATCTTAATCCTAATTACCAATTAGAAGGCAATGTAAGAACTACTTTTACGCCAATGCTTACTTTAGAATTTGCTGACCAATATTTTGCTTGTTTGCAAATAGGAGCCATGATTGATGATTACAAAAAAAATGTTCCACTTACTTCAGAATATGACCATACTACAATGTTTGTGCAAGTTCAGGCGAGATTTTAG
- a CDS encoding DEAD/DEAH box helicase, with protein MKVSFADFDLPKQLNSALEKLGISEPTPIQLKSFSPIMSGKDVMGIAQTGTGKTLAYLLPVLKTWKYNKNGSPTVLILVPTRELVVQVAEVVEKLTVDMSTRVLGVYGGVNINTQKLLVYEGVDILVGTPGRVMDLMKDAVLNLKDLKKLIIDEFDEMLSLGFRRQLEDIFTMMSERRQNILFSATMTDDVDAMLDEYFKNPQEISLARSGTPLEKIAQSAIPVKNFNTKLNLLVHLLRTQDEFEKILIFANNKRHADLIFNKIDEEFPGEFGVIHSNKSQNFRLRTMKSFSDNELRGIITTDVMARGLDIPDVSHVFNFEIPEIQEQYIHRIGRTGRADKDGIAISFYTPKEEERFIELEMFMNKEVKRIEFPEEVKVSEVKIASEKEVVVMKNPVQYKKIEPGSAFHEKKDKNKKVNLGGPSKRKPPKTKPGNRAQAKAKSIAKRKKK; from the coding sequence ATGAAAGTATCATTTGCAGATTTTGATTTGCCAAAACAACTCAACAGCGCTTTAGAAAAATTAGGAATTTCTGAGCCTACTCCTATTCAGCTGAAATCTTTTTCCCCAATTATGTCTGGAAAAGACGTAATGGGAATTGCACAAACCGGAACCGGTAAAACATTAGCTTATCTTCTTCCAGTTCTTAAAACTTGGAAATACAATAAAAACGGAAGTCCAACTGTTCTTATCCTTGTTCCTACGCGTGAATTGGTGGTGCAAGTTGCCGAAGTTGTAGAAAAACTGACAGTAGATATGTCAACAAGAGTTTTAGGAGTTTATGGCGGCGTAAATATCAATACTCAGAAACTTTTGGTTTACGAAGGTGTAGATATTTTGGTGGGAACTCCGGGAAGAGTAATGGATTTGATGAAAGATGCTGTTTTGAACTTGAAAGATCTAAAAAAACTGATTATCGATGAGTTTGATGAGATGCTTTCATTGGGTTTCAGAAGACAGTTAGAAGATATTTTCACGATGATGAGTGAGCGCAGACAGAACATTCTTTTTTCTGCAACCATGACGGATGATGTAGATGCCATGCTAGACGAATATTTCAAAAATCCACAGGAAATTTCTTTAGCAAGAAGCGGAACTCCACTCGAAAAAATAGCTCAATCTGCTATTCCGGTAAAGAATTTTAATACCAAATTAAATCTATTGGTTCACCTTTTAAGAACGCAAGATGAATTTGAGAAAATTCTAATTTTTGCCAATAATAAGAGACACGCTGATTTAATTTTTAATAAAATAGACGAAGAATTCCCTGGAGAATTTGGGGTGATTCACTCGAATAAATCTCAAAATTTCAGATTGAGAACGATGAAATCTTTCTCAGACAATGAATTGAGAGGAATTATCACGACAGATGTTATGGCGAGAGGTCTTGATATTCCAGATGTTTCACACGTTTTTAACTTTGAAATTCCAGAAATTCAGGAACAATATATTCACAGAATTGGTAGAACAGGTAGAGCAGATAAAGACGGAATTGCGATTTCTTTTTACACACCAAAAGAAGAAGAACGTTTCATAGAACTAGAAATGTTTATGAACAAGGAAGTGAAAAGAATAGAATTTCCAGAAGAAGTGAAGGTTTCTGAGGTGAAAATCGCGTCAGAAAAAGAAGTTGTAGTGATGAAAAATCCTGTTCAGTATAAAAAAATTGAACCAGGTTCTGCTTTCCACGAGAAAAAAGATAAAAATAAAAAAGTGAATCTTGGTGGACCAAGCAAAAGAAAACCACCCAAAACCAAACCGGGAAACAGAGCTCAAGCAAAGGCAAAATCTATTGCAAAGAGAAAAAAGAAATAA
- a CDS encoding tetratricopeptide repeat protein gives MKKLMIFLFSVISISIFSQEKETKEDVNKIIESIKKEIADKTCKCIDSVKDEVINRKRKENIEGINGCVKEYTGAYMLGKKLAAVDKTKDSKININLNEKSQNYLDSKRELEDYLMKNCESMKFVLATNDRENENSVSQNPKARDYYTKGVNESNNKNYAKALEYFLLAVKEDSNFPFAWDNLGYCYRQLGEYDKAIEAYKKSIELDPNHAFPIQNLAVAYTYKKEYQKAIDTFELLKKLDSENPEIYYGIGQIYFQYLKEYEKSLDYMCKAFNLYIKNNSPYRADAENIIRYNFTEMKKLGKEDKFYEILKANNINTK, from the coding sequence ATGAAAAAACTAATGATTTTCCTTTTTTCAGTGATTTCCATTTCTATTTTTTCTCAAGAGAAAGAAACTAAAGAAGATGTTAATAAAATCATTGAAAGCATTAAAAAAGAAATTGCTGACAAAACTTGTAAATGCATTGATTCTGTAAAAGATGAAGTCATTAACCGTAAAAGAAAAGAAAATATTGAAGGAATCAACGGCTGCGTAAAAGAATATACTGGAGCGTATATGCTAGGTAAAAAATTAGCGGCAGTAGATAAAACCAAAGACAGCAAAATCAACATTAATTTAAACGAAAAATCTCAAAATTACCTAGATTCAAAAAGAGAATTAGAAGACTATTTGATGAAGAATTGTGAATCTATGAAATTCGTCTTAGCGACTAATGATAGAGAAAATGAGAATTCGGTTTCTCAAAATCCAAAAGCTAGAGATTACTATACAAAAGGTGTAAATGAATCTAACAATAAAAACTATGCAAAAGCATTAGAATATTTTCTTTTAGCAGTAAAAGAAGACAGCAATTTTCCTTTTGCATGGGATAATTTAGGATATTGCTACAGACAATTAGGAGAATATGACAAAGCGATAGAAGCTTATAAAAAATCAATCGAATTAGACCCAAATCATGCATTTCCTATTCAAAATTTGGCTGTTGCATATACCTACAAAAAAGAATATCAAAAAGCTATAGACACCTTTGAACTTCTCAAAAAATTAGACTCCGAAAATCCTGAAATCTATTACGGAATTGGTCAAATCTACTTTCAGTATTTAAAAGAATATGAAAAAAGTCTAGATTATATGTGTAAAGCTTTTAATCTCTATATCAAAAATAACTCTCCTTATCGTGCAGATGCAGAAAACATCATCAGGTACAATTTTACAGAGATGAAAAAACTTGGCAAGGAAGACAAATTTTATGAAATTTTAAAAGCCAATAATATTAATACAAAATAA
- a CDS encoding GDSL-type esterase/lipase family protein, whose amino-acid sequence MKNFLKISFLFFVFIFGSLTAQKADFYDDIQHFKKLDAEKTPPKDAILFLGSSSFTMWKDVADYFPDKTIINRAFGGSRLLNLNYYAEDLLNPYQPKQVVIYCGENDIAHAEKPSAKEVFKRFKQFYKTVRAHYPEANIAYVSIKYSPSREQFWPTMKQVNKKIKNFMNAKKNAEFIDITESMNDENGNIRKDLYLEDMLHMKPEGYKIWTKVMYPYLK is encoded by the coding sequence ATGAAGAATTTTCTTAAAATTTCATTCCTCTTTTTTGTATTTATTTTCGGTTCTCTAACTGCTCAAAAAGCAGATTTTTATGATGATATTCAACATTTTAAAAAATTAGATGCAGAAAAAACACCACCAAAAGATGCTATCCTTTTCTTGGGAAGTTCATCTTTTACCATGTGGAAAGACGTAGCAGATTATTTCCCTGACAAAACCATTATCAATAGAGCTTTTGGAGGTTCTAGATTGCTTAATCTAAATTACTATGCCGAAGATTTACTCAATCCTTATCAACCGAAACAAGTGGTGATCTATTGCGGCGAAAATGATATTGCACATGCCGAAAAACCTTCTGCAAAAGAAGTTTTCAAAAGATTTAAACAATTTTATAAAACGGTAAGAGCTCATTATCCTGAAGCAAATATCGCTTACGTTTCCATCAAATATTCGCCAAGTAGAGAACAATTTTGGCCAACCATGAAGCAAGTTAATAAAAAAATTAAAAACTTCATGAATGCTAAGAAAAATGCAGAATTTATAGACATCACAGAAAGCATGAATGATGAAAATGGCAACATCAGAAAAGATTTATACTTAGAAGACATGCTACACATGAAACCTGAAGGTTATAAAATCTGGACTAAAGTGATGTATCCTTATTTAAAATAA
- the guaA gene encoding glutamine-hydrolyzing GMP synthase: protein MNKGIIILDFGSQYNQLIGRRIREMEVYSEILPFNTSLEEIKSKNPAGIILSGGPSSVNSPDAHLVEKELFELGIPVLGICYGMQLTAHLLGGNVKKGEKGEYGKATLEITKSNPLFTGVSRFSTVWMSHFDEVETLPENFEISAKSGVIAGIFNEKKNIYCVQFHPEVSHSEFGAKMLENFVFQICKAEKNWKLTNYIEKTVSEIREKVGNDKVILGLSGGVDSSVAAVLIHKAIGDQLQCIFVDTGLLRKDEGKKVMENYGEHFHMNIDMVDASERFLSKLAGVSDPEEKRKIIGREFVAVFDEESHKFEGAKFLAQGTIYPDVIESQSVKGPSAVIKSHHNVGGLPEEMKLQLLEPLRELFKDEVRKVGEELGIPHHLVYRHPFPGPGLGIRVLGEVDAEKVKILQEADDIFIEELYKNDLYEKVSQAFVVLLPVKSVGVMGDERTYEYTAVVRSANTTDFMTATFSHFPWEFLENVSNRIINEVKGINRVAYDISSKPPATIEWE, encoded by the coding sequence ATGAATAAAGGAATCATCATTTTGGACTTCGGTTCACAATATAACCAATTGATTGGTAGAAGAATACGCGAAATGGAAGTGTATTCGGAAATTTTACCTTTTAATACCTCTTTAGAAGAAATAAAATCCAAAAATCCTGCTGGAATTATCCTTTCTGGTGGCCCGAGTTCTGTAAATTCTCCAGATGCACATTTGGTAGAAAAAGAATTATTCGAATTGGGAATTCCAGTTTTGGGAATTTGCTACGGAATGCAACTTACAGCACATCTTTTGGGCGGAAACGTAAAAAAAGGTGAAAAAGGTGAATACGGAAAAGCAACTCTAGAAATAACGAAATCTAATCCACTATTTACAGGAGTAAGCAGATTTTCTACCGTTTGGATGAGCCATTTTGATGAAGTGGAAACTTTGCCAGAGAATTTTGAAATTTCAGCAAAATCTGGAGTAATTGCAGGGATTTTTAACGAAAAGAAAAATATTTATTGCGTTCAGTTCCATCCAGAAGTTTCGCACAGTGAATTTGGAGCTAAAATGCTCGAAAACTTCGTTTTCCAGATTTGTAAAGCAGAAAAAAATTGGAAACTCACCAATTATATCGAAAAAACCGTTTCAGAAATCCGCGAAAAAGTAGGAAATGACAAGGTCATTCTTGGGCTTTCTGGTGGTGTAGATTCATCGGTAGCTGCTGTTTTGATTCATAAAGCTATTGGTGACCAGTTGCAATGTATTTTCGTAGATACAGGACTTTTGCGTAAAGATGAAGGCAAAAAAGTAATGGAAAATTACGGAGAGCATTTCCATATGAATATTGATATGGTAGATGCTTCAGAAAGATTTTTGTCAAAATTAGCTGGAGTTTCAGACCCAGAAGAAAAAAGAAAAATCATCGGTAGAGAATTTGTGGCCGTTTTCGATGAAGAATCTCACAAATTTGAAGGCGCTAAATTTTTAGCTCAAGGAACCATTTATCCAGATGTTATCGAATCTCAATCGGTAAAAGGACCTTCTGCAGTGATTAAATCTCACCACAATGTAGGTGGATTGCCAGAAGAAATGAAACTTCAACTTCTAGAACCGCTTCGTGAATTATTTAAAGACGAAGTAAGAAAAGTAGGTGAAGAATTAGGAATTCCGCATCATTTGGTATACAGACATCCGTTTCCAGGACCAGGTTTAGGAATCAGAGTTTTAGGAGAAGTAGATGCCGAAAAAGTGAAAATATTACAAGAAGCAGATGATATTTTCATAGAAGAATTGTATAAAAATGATTTGTATGAAAAGGTTTCTCAGGCTTTTGTGGTGTTACTTCCTGTGAAATCTGTTGGAGTAATGGGAGACGAAAGAACGTATGAATACACCGCTGTAGTTCGCTCTGCGAATACTACAGATTTTATGACGGCAACTTTCAGTCATTTTCCTTGGGAATTTTTAGAAAATGTATCGAACAGAATTATCAATGAGGTGAAAGGAATCAATAGAGTCGCTTATGATATTTCGAGTAAACCTCCAGCAACGATTGAGTGGGAATAA
- the purD gene encoding phosphoribosylamine--glycine ligase, with protein sequence MKVLIIGNGGRESAIAKKLSEDKRISQMFFAKGNATTENLGKNLPYESVAELRDFALREKIDFTFVGPELPLVNGIVDEFQKHNLKIFGPTKRAADLEGSKAFSKKFMQDYGIRTAKAAIFDSFVEADQYIQNHSYPLVIKASGLASGKGVVICEDKETAHHTLHQFMIERIYGDAGIKVVIEEFLQGFEASIIAFWNGEKAFPCVSAKDYKKVGNGNTGANTGGMGTVAPSPEFTAEHLADFNKNILEPTVKGIKDKALDFVGIIFFGVLVQDNQCYLLEYNMRFGDPETQVIMALLENNLLDVIHDCIEGKDLDLQFSDKKAICLVMCSGGYPGNYEIGYEIKGLDKVKHSNVLFAGAEQIAGKVVTNSGRVLNVVATGDTYEEAREKVYEDAKTLHFDYAFYREDIGKF encoded by the coding sequence ATGAAAGTATTAATAATAGGAAACGGAGGTAGAGAATCTGCTATTGCAAAAAAATTATCTGAAGATAAAAGAATCAGTCAAATGTTTTTTGCAAAAGGCAATGCTACAACAGAAAATTTAGGTAAAAACTTGCCTTATGAGAGTGTAGCAGAGTTAAGAGATTTTGCTCTTAGAGAAAAAATAGATTTCACATTCGTAGGTCCAGAATTACCTTTAGTTAATGGTATTGTAGATGAATTTCAGAAACATAATCTCAAAATTTTTGGCCCTACAAAACGTGCCGCAGATTTAGAAGGAAGCAAGGCTTTTTCTAAAAAATTTATGCAAGATTATGGCATCAGAACAGCCAAAGCTGCTATTTTTGATTCTTTTGTAGAAGCAGACCAATATATCCAAAATCATTCTTATCCTTTGGTGATTAAAGCAAGTGGTTTAGCAAGCGGAAAAGGAGTAGTGATTTGTGAAGACAAAGAAACTGCGCATCACACTTTGCACCAATTCATGATTGAAAGAATTTATGGAGATGCTGGAATAAAAGTTGTCATTGAAGAATTTTTACAAGGTTTCGAAGCGTCTATTATTGCTTTTTGGAATGGCGAAAAAGCTTTTCCATGTGTTTCTGCCAAAGATTATAAGAAAGTAGGAAACGGAAATACTGGCGCAAATACTGGTGGAATGGGAACTGTAGCTCCAAGTCCAGAATTTACGGCAGAGCATTTAGCAGATTTTAATAAAAATATTTTAGAACCTACCGTTAAAGGAATTAAAGACAAAGCACTTGATTTTGTAGGGATTATATTTTTTGGCGTTTTGGTACAAGATAATCAATGTTATTTGTTAGAATATAACATGAGATTTGGCGATCCAGAAACGCAAGTCATCATGGCACTTTTAGAGAATAATTTGTTAGATGTTATCCATGATTGTATCGAAGGAAAAGATTTAGATTTACAGTTTTCAGACAAGAAGGCGATTTGTCTCGTGATGTGTTCTGGCGGTTATCCTGGGAATTATGAAATCGGTTACGAAATCAAAGGTTTAGATAAGGTAAAACACAGCAATGTTCTCTTTGCAGGAGCAGAGCAAATTGCAGGAAAAGTAGTCACCAATTCTGGTAGAGTGCTAAATGTAGTTGCAACTGGCGATACTTACGAAGAAGCCCGCGAAAAAGTCTATGAAGACGCAAAAACACTTCATTTCGACTACGCATTTTACAGAGAAGACATCGGAAAATTTTAA
- the purN gene encoding phosphoribosylglycinamide formyltransferase, with product MKNITVLVSGSGSNLQRIIDCIDNGEIPNTKVNLVVADRDCYALERAENHQISHQLIKRGKDFSENLEKLLPKNTDLIVLAGFLSILSKEFCEKYKGKIINIHPALLPKFGGKGMWGHHVHEAVIAAQEKESGATVHFVTSGIDEGEIILQGKFEIAENETPETLAQKVHQIEYEIFPKAIDLVLNKRVP from the coding sequence ATGAAAAATATTACAGTTTTAGTTTCGGGTTCTGGTAGCAATTTACAGCGCATCATTGATTGTATTGACAATGGAGAAATTCCCAATACAAAAGTCAATTTGGTGGTTGCAGACAGAGATTGTTATGCTTTAGAAAGAGCCGAAAATCATCAAATTTCGCATCAACTCATCAAAAGAGGAAAAGATTTCTCTGAAAATTTAGAAAAGCTTTTGCCCAAAAATACAGATTTGATTGTATTAGCTGGTTTTCTATCGATTCTGAGTAAAGAATTTTGTGAAAAATACAAAGGAAAAATCATCAATATTCATCCTGCTTTATTGCCAAAATTCGGTGGAAAAGGAATGTGGGGACATCACGTTCACGAAGCGGTAATTGCAGCCCAAGAAAAAGAAAGTGGTGCAACCGTTCATTTTGTGACTTCTGGAATTGATGAAGGCGAAATTATCCTTCAAGGGAAATTTGAAATTGCAGAAAATGAAACTCCAGAAACTTTAGCACAGAAAGTGCATCAAATCGAGTACGAGATTTTTCCGAAAGCGATTGATTTGGTTTTAAATAAAAGAGTTCCATAG
- a CDS encoding aminotransferase class V-fold PLP-dependent enzyme, with translation MNALAENKTVLAHNDFFEILRNVEYKRLDTHKQVYLDFTGGNLYAKSQILEHQDLLINNILGNPHSTNPTSQLSTKLVEEARQKVIDYFNAEDYYCIFTQNASNALKIVGESYPFNEKSHFLLLADNHNSVNGIRQFCLSKGGKVTYAPIYYQDLRMDENFVMEKLQESENFENKLFAFPAQSNVSGVKHDLSWIKKAQDLGWDVLLDAAAFVPTNQLDLKEVKPDFVCVSFYKIFGYPTGIGCLLVNKEKFKKLQKPWFAGGTVSLVSVNTIHHFLINNHERFEDGTLNYLDIPAVKIGLDYIENIGIQRINERVASLRKYLYENLESLQHDNGRKLIQIFGPKDHQNLGGTIILGFYNQEGVRYEFEQIEEMANQHNISLRSGCFCNPGIDEVNNCLTDNELATYYSSHEQGDYKDMIKFLGKMRGATRISVGIATTKNDIDKLMNFMRELLNK, from the coding sequence ATGAATGCATTAGCAGAGAATAAGACCGTTTTAGCACACAATGATTTCTTCGAAATTCTGAGAAATGTAGAATACAAACGTTTAGATACACACAAGCAAGTTTATCTAGATTTTACGGGAGGAAATCTCTATGCTAAATCACAAATTTTGGAACATCAAGATTTGCTTATCAATAATATTCTCGGCAATCCGCATTCTACCAATCCTACTTCTCAATTGTCTACAAAATTGGTAGAAGAAGCGAGACAAAAGGTAATTGACTACTTCAATGCGGAAGATTATTACTGCATTTTTACTCAAAACGCTTCTAATGCATTGAAAATTGTGGGAGAATCTTATCCATTCAACGAGAAATCACATTTTTTACTTCTTGCAGATAACCATAATTCGGTAAATGGAATTCGTCAGTTTTGCCTTTCAAAAGGTGGAAAAGTAACGTACGCTCCTATCTATTATCAGGATTTAAGAATGGACGAAAATTTCGTGATGGAAAAACTTCAAGAATCTGAAAATTTTGAAAATAAACTATTCGCATTTCCTGCTCAGTCAAACGTTTCGGGTGTGAAACACGATTTGTCTTGGATTAAAAAAGCACAGGATTTAGGTTGGGATGTTTTACTAGATGCAGCAGCATTTGTACCAACGAATCAATTGGATTTAAAAGAAGTAAAACCAGATTTTGTATGTGTTTCTTTTTATAAAATTTTTGGTTATCCTACAGGAATTGGTTGTCTTTTGGTAAATAAAGAAAAGTTTAAAAAACTACAAAAACCATGGTTTGCAGGTGGAACTGTAAGCTTGGTTTCGGTGAATACCATTCATCATTTCTTGATTAATAATCACGAAAGATTCGAAGATGGAACGCTCAATTATTTAGACATTCCTGCGGTAAAAATTGGTTTAGATTACATTGAAAATATCGGAATACAACGCATTAATGAACGTGTAGCTTCGCTCAGAAAATATTTATACGAAAATTTAGAAAGTTTACAACACGATAATGGTAGAAAATTGATTCAGATTTTCGGACCAAAAGACCATCAAAATCTTGGAGGAACCATTATTTTAGGTTTTTACAACCAAGAAGGCGTTCGTTATGAATTCGAGCAAATAGAAGAAATGGCGAATCAGCATAACATTTCACTTCGTTCAGGTTGTTTCTGTAATCCAGGCATTGACGAAGTTAATAATTGCCTAACAGACAATGAATTAGCAACCTACTACTCTTCTCACGAACAAGGTGATTACAAAGACATGATTAAATTTTTAGGAAAAATGCGTGGCGCAACTAGAATTTCTGTAGGAATTGCCACGACTAAAAATGACATTGATAAACTGATGAATTTCATGAGAGAATTGCTCAATAAGTAA